From Pleurocapsa sp. PCC 7319:
AATTGCATACCAGTCAAGGAGAAGTTTCTTCATACTACTTTTTCTTATAAAAAAGATTTAATATTTTCCCAGAAGACAGTTGATCTGAAAGAAGAGAATGAAATTAATATTGAATCAGTTGAAAATTTAATAGAGTCTTCCTTAGAGCCAGTTGAGTTTTGGTTAGGACTCGATCCTAAAGCTAACAATGATTTTAAAAGGAAAAGAGAAGAGAAAATCATCAAATTATTGCATCTTTATCTTCAAGATAATCTAAAATATCTGTCTGAGCATGAAAAAACAATAAAAGTCGTATCTCAATCATTACCTGGTGCTATTTTCTTTTATCCACATCCAGATAAGTATATTGAATTTATCGAATATTCAGAAATTGAAACTAGTAATGATAAGCTAACAAAAAAAGCATTAAAATACATAAATAAATCTTTTCCAGATCGAGATTTAGTAATTTGTGTTTGTATTAAAGACTATGCTCCATTTTGTATAATTCTTCCTAAAGAAGATTTTATAAACAGGATTGAGATTAGCTTTGATTCATTAAAAAAATCAATTTACTATGAACTAGAAATGTCTAATATAACAAAGTTGAATTTTATTGAACATCAAGAACAAGAAAAACTAGAAAAAGTAAGAATACAGAGTTTACTTGAATTCTATTTAAAACCTAATCTTGCTTACTTAATATCAAGATTTGAAAAGGACAAATTATTTTTTGAATCAGAATTAGAAACTGTACGTGGTGCGCTTTTTTATTACCCAAAACACAACTATTGTGAATTTTCTCCTCTTAAGGAATTTATTAACAATTCTGAGAAATCAGCCATACCATATATAAATAAATACAACGTTAAAACTGAGGTTGTAATTTGCGTTTGCTTTGATGATGAACAAAGCATTTGTAGTATTTTTCCTAAATGATCAATCTTCAACTATGTTGCGCCACTGTTGCTGAATAGTTTCATCCCTTTGACTCTTAGCCATAACCACAGATGAAATAAATCTTCTAGCACAGGCAGGGAATTTCTTCACTTTCACCTTAACCAACGCAGTAGGTTCACTAGCAATTTTCAAATAGCCTTTGAGTTTGGGTAAATCTTGCAATTGGGAGGGCATAACAGCGTAACTCTCTCTTAATTGCTCATTCAGCGAGACAGTTCTTCCGTTTCCATTTCTTCCTGCCTGATGAGAACGACTTTGGTTTTTAGCGGTGTAAATAAACTCTTGCTTGCCAATAATATTAGCCATCGTCTCTGCTGTTTGAGGGTCAGCACAATTTAGAATTAGCTTAGTTTTAGTTCCCTGCAAAATTATGCGAGTATCCTCTTTGCCATAAATCTTAGTAATCTGGGCTTCTGTTTGAGTGCCTAAAATGGGACACCCCAGATACTTGCGACTTTCACTAAGTAAGCGATTGAGACTGGGCAATTGATTTAAGGCACCTAATTCATCAATTACAATTGCCGTCTTTCTAGTTCGTTGTTCATTGGACAGCAAACCATTAAGCATCAATTCAAAAATCAGACTGTAAAGCGGTTTTAGTAATTCTGAATCATTTTCCCTCAAGGTGATAAAAATCCACCTTCGACTATTACTTGCCGCCCAGTCATAAAAACTGAGAGCATTATTCTGTGGCTGAGTTAGGCAAGAGTAAAACTGACAGTAGTTTGAGGCAGTAGAAAGTATAGAAGTTGCCATCCTTTCTTCTCCCAAATATCTAGCAGCTAATGTTCCTGAAAGAAATGAACTTAAGGCTGGGATATCACTCCGAAGCAATGACCATAACTCTTGATTACTAGTTGTTTGACGAAATAACTCTGCCATAACCACTCTTCCAGCTTTAGAGAAAAAAGGCTCAGATGATGATTCCATTGGAATCAATCCTGCTGCCATGGTGTCAGGTTTGGCTGCTTCATGAGCGTGACTCCAATGAACACTACGAGCATCAAAAGGATTAAAAATTAAATCTCTTCGGGGATCGTAGAATTTCTCAAGCATCTCTCCATTGCGGTCAAATACTATCCCCCGAAAATCACTTCGCTGTTTTAGAATATCTACCATTTGACTAATAGCTTGAGTTTTGCCACTTCCAGGAGAACCAAACATAAAGAAACCAAGATTTTCATACTCGGCAGGAATGGGCATACCTGCTATTTCTAGTTGAGGTTGCTTTCTGAATTTGGGCTGTTTTTTGAGTATTGCTTTGAGTTGGCGATTAGTTACTATCTTGGCACCACGAACTACATGGTTATTATTATGGGAACTGAGCAACAAATATGACAAGATGAAAGTTGTCAATAACACCCCAGAGATAAGCTTGAAAAGACCAACTTGTTCTACTAAGTAGGGCAGGATTAATCTCGGACGCTTCATCAGCATTAAAGCGACTTCGGTATTTTTAGTACCCCAGAGAAGTAATAAGAGTATGGCAATAAGAAAGATTTGTCCTACTAAAGAAGAATTGGGGTTGGTTCGATTCATTATCTGCTGATTGACCTTGAATGTATTTGAGTACGGCTAAGTTTATGGTGCTGCTGCATCTCGTTTGTTCTAGCTTTGACTTGATAGTTGGTTTGGCTACGGGAAAAGCTGTTTTTGACTGTGGCATTGTCTCGTAGATTGAACTTTAATTCCTGACCGTGTTGAGTAATTGTTAAATAATCTTGGCTATGTCTAATTACTGTGCCATCGATAGACTGGTAAATTTTTTCCTGAGGAAATGAAGAATTAAAATGTCCTTGATGCTCTACTAAATATTTGGCTGTGATTAATAGTTGGAATTCTTCTTCTCTCGATGGAGTTAATCTTTGTTGGTTAAGCGTCTGCTTCATAACAAGAGGAATCGCATTTTCCTGCGCTCTTGATTTTGCGACAGATAGTCCCAAAGCCTTAGTACTGGAAGTGTAGATCTGGAATTCCTGTTTGGCTCTAGAAGCAGCGACATAGAAGCTTTCTCTTCCTACGGTCAAAGATTTTCCCGAACCCGCAGCATAGATACAATAGTTAGCTGTTTGACCCTGGCTACTGTGGACTGTATCAACATAGCGGTAATCGGAATACAAGAGGGCATCGGGGTTAACGGTTTTAGTTTTACCCTTAGTCTTTATTTTTATTTGCCCATTGTCATCAAAACCCAAGACTGCAAACTGTTGTCCATTAATTTGCTTCTGCTGATTCCGATAATGGTTGCGGGTAAACTTCATCTGTTCTCCAAAACGCAATTCGCGGATTTGAGATTGAAATACCGAGCGGTCTTTGTAGCAATTGAGTTTTAAACTCTGTCGATCGCCAAAGCTATTTCTGAGGGTTAAGGTTTTTGTGCTGCTATCTACAGCATCAACTCGGTAATAAAGATCTTTATTAAACTTGACTGTGGTATGACCGAACTTAATTACGTCTCCCACCTCGTAGCTGCTGGCTTGAGTCAGACTGAATTGATCTAAATCTTTGGCTTTGAGTATGTTAATTTGCTGAGATTCCTGACTCAGTTGACCCTGCTTAATTAGCCCTTGGCGTATCTGGTTGGTAATGGCTGATTTTTCTTTATTTGTACCTGCCAGAATGAGAGTCTGTGCTTGGGTTGTACCATCCCGTTCTAAGTAGTCATTGACCACCGCTTTTAGTCTCAGACTATCAATGGGTATCTGTTTAATGCGACCTTGTTCGTTAAGCTTTTGATATCCCTGTTTGATTTCTCCTTTGGACAATAGAGCTACAACTTCTCTTAGTTGAAAATTCTGCTGTCGAACATTTTGATTGATTCCAATTGTGGGTAGCTGAGCTTGTTCTTGAAGCAATTTAAAAGGTGAACCTGCCTGTACCGCAGCTAATTGTTTGGTATCGCCAATAAGGAGTATGCGGGAATTAGTTTGTTTGCCCTTTTCCAGCAAATTCTGCATTTGGCTACTGCCGATCATTCCTGCTTCATCAACGACAATTAATTCGTTTTTGGGTAGAGATTTTAGAGGAATATTGAGATAGGCATCAAGGGTTTGACAGTTAATATCGGCTCCTTTATTTAGTTCTTTAGCAGCCGCCGCACTAGGAGCTAAACCCCGCATCTTGATATCAGAAGACATAGTTGCTTTTAAAGCTTTAACGGTATAAGTTTTGCCTACTCCTGCATCCCCTTGACAGAGCATTACACCATCGCAATTATTGGCAAAATGATTGAGAGCATTTGCTTGAGCTTGGTTGAGTCCTAGTATTTTGGCTTGTTGATGAGCTGTTTCTGTATTGGCTAGAGGAGAATATTTATCTTTACCGCTGATTGCTAAATTAAGAATTTGTTTTTCTCTGTCGATCGCAGCTAATGTTGTTAGTCTTCCATCTTGAGTTTTAAGCAGATTTTGACTGTGATCGATTTCTTTTTCTAAGTCTTCAAGGCTATAGTTTCCTTGAGATTGTCGCAGTGTTTCTTTGAGAAGTATATGCTTGGGAAAAGCTACTTGTTTCTCCGTAACTATTTCTATAGCTTGATTCACTAGCTCTTTCCGTTTTTCAGCATTCTGAAGATAATAACCCTGGCTTAGTTGATGAATAATAGGTTCGGGATGACTAATTCGGGCTAACTCAGCTTGTTGTTGCCAAGTCTGCCGAAGAGTTTTCCTTTCTTCAGGAGCTTTGTGTAATTTATCTTTACGAGTAGTCGTACAGGCTCTAGCTTTATTTGCTGCACTGGCTTCATGACCTACAGCATTTTCTATCTCCTGTTTGCGAGTGCTAAACTCCTTTAACTGTGACTGGCTATAACCCCGAACATCAAACGTGCCATCGCGATTCCAGTCCAATTCATATCCTAGAGTTTGAAGTCTTCTACCAAGATCATGATGATAGACCATGCCAATAGTCATCTTCTGCTGGTAGAGTTGACGGTTATCCATAGAACGCCATTTGCCATCTGTTCCTTGTGTCTGATTAAAAGTCACACAATGGCTATGAAGTTGAGGATCTTGATTGCGATTATCATCATGTTGAAAGACAGCGAACAAGGCATTATCTGTCTGAATTTGATTAGCTCCTCCTTTCCCCGTTCTGGTAAAGATGCAGTTTTTCTCTATATAAGAGAGAGTAGTTTGTACAGCTTCTTGATGAGCCTCTATGACTGCTTTGTCTTCTTTGACTAAACCCAATAGCGAAACCGATTTAGGAGCAGAAAGGGTAATATCTCTGCCTGGATTATATTTTTTTCCCGACTGTCTTTGACGTAAAGGATTTCCTAAAGTATCTAATCCCTGATAGGCATTGTTATATTCTTCTATTGAAACTTGACCATTAAGACCAAGTATTTCTGCACCTTGCCCATACCAGTGACTATTCTCTAATCCTTGGTTTTGAGTGTAGTAATTGTCTTGAGCATAGTCGTTTACCTTGGCGTAGAGTCTACCAATCGAGCAAACCATTTTGAATTGTTTTGTTTGATTTATCTATTTTGATAGTGACATTTTTCATTGTTTAAAACTACTATTTAAAAGCTGGTTTACATATCTTATTATTGATGTTTAAAAATAGTCAAAAATACCTTATCTATATTTATTTGAAAAACCAGCAGAATTTATTTTGTTCTCACTAAGGGTGCATCAGGTGTGGGATATCAACCAGTATAAAACTAGTGTTGTTAAACAAAATCTGTCACACTGAAAGTGAATCTTTTTTAATTCAAGCTATTGTTTAATTGATAAAATATCTGGCAGAATAATATCAGAGTTATTGCTACAAACAGAAAATGAATCAGTCTGAACTAAGTCCTTTGGAAAAAGCGATCGCGAAAAGGATAGATAAGACCAAAGATAAGGCATCAAAACCAGGATATTTAAGAACGCTAGTTGCTAAGTTGCACTTGAGGATTGAGGCAGCCTTAGCTAGAGGATGTGAATATGATGATTTGGCGGAATCAATTACGGAATCAGGAGTCAAGATCAGTACGGCTACCCTGAAGCAATATCACACTGAGTATCGTCGTTCTTTGAATGAAGAGGCGGAAGAAAAATCTAATACCGTTGGCTCAATATTGCCTCCCGAACAGCCAGAGGAAATCAAGCAGCAAGTTAATACACCAGATAGAAAGCAGTCGGTAGTAAATAAGTTATTTGCAAGTAAGTAATGAAAGTTAAGACCGAAACAAAAGAATCAGCGTCAAAATTAATTGTCACCCGTCCAGGTATTCAGATTTCTAACTGTAAGAAAGGCGGTGTAGGTAAGACACTACTATCTAAATTAAAGGCTGCTTACTGTTTAGAATCGGAGCTGGATTTTTATGCGGTAGATGCAGATAGACAAGAGAGTTTTTTGAAAGCTTATCCTGAGTTTGCCCTGCCAACACGATTTAGTGAGTTGGATAAGAATCTAAAGATACCAGATCGCATTTTGGATTTGGCTCTTGAAAAATTAGTGTTAGTTGATTTGCCAGGAAATGTAGAAGAAGCATTTAATCATTGGCTAACGGCTAGCGATATTTTAGAAGCATCAAAGGATCTTGGTGTCGAGATTCAGAACTGGTATGTGCTTGATGATTCGACTGAGTGCTATGAAGGGTTTTTGAGAACGCTGGAGTTTGTCAAAGACAATGCGACTCATATATTGGTCAGAAATTTAGGCAGATGTGAGGACTGGGAAAGTTTTGATCAGTTTATTACTCCTGGGTTGATCGCTGAATATAAGTTGACGGTGATTGACCTACCAAAGCTGAGGCTAGATACAGCGACGACGGTGTATAAAAATGCCCTCAGTTTTACTGAAGCCAGGAGACATTCAGAGTTTAGTACGGCTCAGTTGGCTGGTTTACGTGGATATATGCGACGAGTCTACAAGGTATTTGATGATGCTGGTTTCAATATTGAAAGTTTGAGGTTGGATTAGTGACTTATTTAAAGAAGCCAACTTTACTTCAACAACAGCAAGAACTTCAGAAATTGATAGATGAGAGATTAGGAAATGAAGAAGTAAAGATTCGTCAGCGAGTATATCAGTGGTTGAGTGACAATCAGTATTTTGTTGATGATGAGTTGTTTGATTTTTATTTCTGTGTGGCTCAGAACATAGCTGCTGTTGAGGTGTTGGGTAGCTCTGGGGAGAAGATTTTAATAGCCGAGAAGGAGCTTGAGAAATCTGCGGAAGCTTATAAAAATCAAGTGGTTGATACTTCTAATTGGATACACGAGCAATTGGAAAGACAGTTACAAAGCATTCTGGAAAATCAGCAGAAGCTAGACCAAACAATTATTCAAGTGCTGGAAGGATTGACAAGAGAGCATGAGAATCTAAAAGCCGTCTCAACTGGTTTGGTTAACTCTATTTCGATTTTATTGAAGAAGCAGAGACAGATGTTGGTTCAAACTGAAGCTGCTAGAAAATTTGCTTTTAACTCAATAGTTTTGGCTTGGGCAATTCCTGTTATGGCTTTGCTGGGATGGATAGCCATTTTACTCTTAAATAACAAATTGTAAAAATCTGACTCAAAGTACGAATTAAAATAACAAAGAGGCGAGGTGATTGGTTCACTATATATGCTAAAAAATATTATCTAAAATCAGCAATGCCGTATTTTTAAAACCAGGTTAGAACTTAAACATAATTCAAAACTTGAAAGTAACTTGGTATTTAAGCAATTAACATAATTAATGACTCAATTAAGTATTTCCAACATAAATAACGATATTTCAGATATTTTGCCAGTAGAGCCTATTTTTGCTCGCCATGAAACTTTTCACCCAAGGTTTGGCTGGCTTAAAAAAGGATTCGATTTAGCAGAGAAGGATTCGGGTGTTTTTGTACAACCTGATGCGCCAGTTCGCCTGGGGGTGGGAAAGAATATGGTGCGTTCTATTCGCTATTGGTGTAGAACTTTTAAGGTCTTGCAAGAAGATTGTCCAAGCAAATTCGGGAGGCAGCTTTTTTCTGATCAAGGGTGGGACACATTTCTTGAAGATCCAGCTTCTCTGTGGTTATTACATTGGAATCTACTCAAGCCCACCTGTGAAGCTGCTGCTTGGTATTTTACTTTTTATATTTTTAGAAAAGTTGAATTTACTTCAGATGAATTACTAACTGAATTAAGTGAGTGGCAAAATACTCTAGGCAAAAAGGTAGTAGAATCTTCTCTCAAGAAAGATATTTCCTGTATTTTGCGAATGTATGGCATGGAAGAGGGTAAAAAAAATTTTCAAGAAGATTCCATTGATTGCCCTTTTTTATTGAAGCAGCAGGAATGGGATTGGCATCACGACCTAATCTACAAAGATGGTTAGAAATTCAAGATTTAATTGCTGATGCTAACTATCTCGATTCAGATAGTCTTAGAGTATTAAAAACTATTGGAATTTTAAACTTGGTTACTATTACAGGCACAACTAGGGCGACTCGTAATTTAGTCACTCTAGCAATGTGCGATCGCCCTAATGATAGTGAGAGTCTTAAATACTGGGGTCACGTTGTTGATAAGTTGTTGCAAAGAGGTTTAATTACCCATCGTCGCCAATTAGATGAACTGCGTATTTGGCAAGGCTCTGATTTTAATGTAGATAGCGAATTGTCACGATATCTTGAAGAAGAGCGATCTCCTTTATACAGCTTGTTGTCCTCAATTCGACCTCTAAAACCTTTAGTAGCGCAGCGTCATAGTTATCAAACAGGAACTTTACGTTATTTCGAGCGTAGCTATCTAGATGGTTCTAGTAATTTAAAAGATTTATCTTGTTCTCATCATGACAGTGATGGAATGATTGGTTATTGGGTAAATGAAGATTTACCCACTTCTGTTACTCAATCTACTGTCGATGGCAAACCGTTAATTATATTGTGTGCTGCTCAATTAGATTTGTTACGTATCCGAGCTAGAGAATATGCTGCACTGAAGAAAATTCAAATTAACGCTTCAGAATTACAAACCGATGGTGTAGCTAGAAGAGAAGTTCGCTATCGATTAGCAGAAGCAGAAAAATTACTTTATGAAAGTCTACAATACGCTTTTGAGCTAACCAATGACAGCAATATTTGCTGGATTCAAGGGCAACAAGTAACTATTAGCAGCATTACTGACTTTAACGCTGAACTTTCGCGAGTTTGTGATCGCGTTTATCAAAAGAGTCCCAGGATTTGGAATGAACTAATAAACCGTCGAGTTCTTACTTCTCAAGGGGCTAAAGCGAGGCGAGAATTGATTGAAGCAATGATTGAACGCTCTGACCTAGCAAAATTAGGTTTAGAAGGATATGGTCCCGAAGTCACAATATATCATTCAATACTCGGTGAAACAGGCATTCATAAAGAAAAGGATGGGTACTGGGATTTTTATCCACCTGACAAAGAATCAGGAGTATGGAGAGTATGGCAAGCTATTGATGAATTTTGTTTGGCTGCTACAGATCAACCTAGAACTTTAGATCGGCTTTATGAAGTTTTAGCTACTCCTCCCTATGGAATAAAGCAGGGTTCAATTCCTATCTTATTAGCTGCTGTATTGCTCTATCACATTGATGATTTAGGAGTTTATCAAGATGGTACTTTTATTCCTATTTTAGGCGCAGAGCATTTTGAGTTACTACTGAAAGCTCCATCTCGTTTTGCAATTAAGTATTTTGAAGTTGTCGGACTGCGATCGCAGGTATTTAAAGAACTTGAAGCTATTTTACGTAGCCCTAAAGCTCAAAAATCTGGTAATCTGCGTAATGCTACTCTTTTAACAGTAGTTACACCGTTATATCAGTTTGTTGGTAAACTTCCTAAATATACAAAGCAAACTAAGCGATTGAGTAAGGAAGCAGTAGCTATTATACAAGCTCTACAACAAACAGTAGAACCAGATGAACTTTTATTTACAGGTTTGCCCCAAGCTTGTGGTTTGCCTTCTATCGGTACAGATAAAGCTGATGATGGCACGATTGCGAAAAACTTACGGTTAAAACTGATTCAAGTTCTCCGCGAACTTAATACTGCTTATGACAGTTTGTTAAGCGATTGTCAAAGTTTACTTCAGGATGCTTTTGGGGTTCGCAGAGGCAAACAAAAGCTACGGGAAGATTTACGAGTCAGAGCTAATTATTTGGTAGAAAAATGTATTGAACCTACTTTAAAACGTTTCGCTAAAGCTGCGATCGATGAGAAACCTGGAAACAAACATTAATCAAAGCTGTATAGTTCAAATATTTTAAAAATCAAGTTTATATTCCATACCAGGAATTGAAAATTTAGAAACAATCTTACTCAATTTCCGTTTTGAATCAGCACTAAGTCGAATAAAAGGCTGATTCTTTTGATTTTTTAAAATACTTCCACAAAGATCAAAACGAGATTCAAGCAACGCAGCTAAAAATTCTACTTCGTTATCAGAAAAAGCCATTGTATAAAAATTAGCTGAACCACTTGAACAACCATCATCACAAAACCAAACAGCCAGGGCAAATTTTGTTAAATATTTTTTAATAAGCTTTTCAGGAATAACTTTTGCTTCTGAATACCATTGTGAATGTAACTCGGTTAGAACTGGATGCACTTTAGTTCTTAACCACCAACCTTGATATCTTTTTCCTGTTTTTGTATGGGGTGAAGATATACGTTCATTAAAAGAACAAGAAAAATATTGACTGATAAATTTATATTTCCATTCTAAATATTTTTGATTACTTCCACCTTCTGCATATCGAGCGTTCCGTTTACTCGAACGTCTTTCTAGACAACCATCACCCAACAAAGAACCTGTTAAAAATTCATATAATTCTTTGTCAGGTTTTTTCCCTTTATAGTTTAAATAGTGTGACCTTCCTGCTGCTTCTTTTCCTCGTTGTTGCTGTATCCGAGAATTAAGCACGGGAAAATTAGGATACAGTATTTTATATTCTTTAGTTGTCAACCCATGTGTTCTTAAGTGGCTATAGCCAATCATTTCAAATTGTTGGTTACACACCGCACAAGTTACCAAATCGATATCTTGTTCTTTGAGTTGTTCGATTCGATTGCGTTGGCGACAATAATCAGCTTTGACAGCAAGCTGTTTTTTATAAATAGCCTGACATTCTGGACTTCCACAGGTACGACGACAAGCAGGATGAACTAAATTAGGCTCAACTTTTTTACTACAAACCAGACAATTAAAAGGTTGCACCATAGATTCTAACTTGAATTATTTTGTTATCATAAATGCTAACTTTACTCAAATATTTTGTTGTTTTAAAAGTTAACAACAATTACAATCTGCTCTGCCATAATTGAAACTATGGGAAAAGCAGGTCAAGCATTAAGACAGGTATTAGAGGCGTACGACATCAACCAAAGCGCACTAGCAACAGGTTTAGGTGTTGAGCGTTCGATTGTTTTTCGTTGGTATCATGAACAAACAGACCCAACGGCTGAAACAGTGGCTCAAATTGTCCAAGCCTTACAAATCATCAATATATCTGCTGCAAAAGACTTTATACAAGTTTATTTAGGCGATTTAACACAAACAGTTAATGCAACTATCAGCCAAGATTTACCACCATCAGATCGAGTTAATGTCTCGGTTTTATCACAAATCTTTGATAAGACTACTAATTCTTATAAATATCTTTTCTTCCTTTCACTTTTGGATATTCTTAAAAGAAGAAACTTCGATACTTTATCACCCGTTACTTTTCAAGAAATTATTATCGAGATTATAGCTAATGCTTGGTATCCCCATAATTATTTCAAATTGTCTTTTGGAACACAAGACCAGATTGCTAATAAATTAGATTCTCTTGATTTAGTAATTAGCGAACCAATATTACAATTTAGAGATGCAGATAAAAAACTTTTAAGAAAAACAATTCAAGGTCAGAACCTTGATGATATTGTCAAAGATATTGGGCGATACGTTCCATTTCGTCTAATTCGTCCATTTTTTACCCATAAAACTAGGGGATTAAAAGATTATGACGTTAATCCCAGTGTATGCGAGCTTGCTAATAATCAATTTGAAGTAACTAAACCGCTTTATTGTTTTGATTCAACATCATACAAAGACTGTACGGCGATTATTTTGCATCAGGACTGGATAGAATATATTGCTGAAAATTATTCTATTGTTCGGGGTTGGGTATCTTGGGAATGGTTGAATTATATGCAATCAAAAAATATTAATATTCCTAATATAGTTAGTAAATTATTTATTCCACAACAGAGAGATTCTTTAAGTAAACAGACAAAATATTGGAAGCTAATTTTAAATCATCAAAAAATTAAATGTATATATTCTCAAATTGAATTAGACAAAAATAGTATTTCATTAGATCATTATTTACCTTGGTCGTTTGTAGCTCATGACCAATTATGGAATTTAATCCCTACAACTCCATCTGTTAACTCTTCTAAATCTAATAATATTCCTGCGGAAAAATATTTTACTGATTTTGTAAAATTACAGCATCAAGGTTTAACAATTTACGCTCAAAATAACTCGGAAAGAAAATGGCATAACTATGCAGAAGATTACATCGCAGAATTGAAAGTAAATAAAGCTGATGATTTATTAAATATTGATATTCTTAATAATGCTTATCAAGCTACACTACAGCCTTTAGTTTCTTTAGCAGCAATTCAAGGCTTTAAACAAAATTGGATTTATCAGAGCAACCAAAACTAATTTATTTAGTCCACAACAATCGTATTTTTTTAGCGAATCCGCCTTTTTCTTTTCGCTTTTGTTCTTGTCTAGCTAAAACTAAATCTTTATCTATTTTTAAGTTAGTCAGTATTCCATCTATAACTTCATAAATATCGGCTAATTCTTCTACTAAATTATCTGGTTTAGCCTCTGCTGCTTCTTTAGCTTCTTCTATCAGCTTATCTAGTAAAGCTTGATAATACTCCGACTGTGACATTGTTTTTACTTCATATTCTCGTCCAGCTTGACGGATAATTTCAGGGATGCGATCGCGAATGAGTTTACTATGTTTTTGGCGCATAATTAATATGACAACTACATTTGGTAATGCTAGCAGTACAGACCATATCTACGGCGACGAAGCAGCAAAAGCCTTATCCAAAGCTCGCTGTCAAGTTGCTGAATTAGTCGGCGCATCATCAAAAGAA
This genomic window contains:
- a CDS encoding type IV secretion system DNA-binding domain-containing protein — translated: MNRTNPNSSLVGQIFLIAILLLLLWGTKNTEVALMLMKRPRLILPYLVEQVGLFKLISGVLLTTFILSYLLLSSHNNNHVVRGAKIVTNRQLKAILKKQPKFRKQPQLEIAGMPIPAEYENLGFFMFGSPGSGKTQAISQMVDILKQRSDFRGIVFDRNGEMLEKFYDPRRDLIFNPFDARSVHWSHAHEAAKPDTMAAGLIPMESSSEPFFSKAGRVVMAELFRQTTSNQELWSLLRSDIPALSSFLSGTLAARYLGEERMATSILSTASNYCQFYSCLTQPQNNALSFYDWAASNSRRWIFITLRENDSELLKPLYSLIFELMLNGLLSNEQRTRKTAIVIDELGALNQLPSLNRLLSESRKYLGCPILGTQTEAQITKIYGKEDTRIILQGTKTKLILNCADPQTAETMANIIGKQEFIYTAKNQSRSHQAGRNGNGRTVSLNEQLRESYAVMPSQLQDLPKLKGYLKIASEPTALVKVKVKKFPACARRFISSVVMAKSQRDETIQQQWRNIVED
- the mobF gene encoding MobF family relaxase; translation: MVCSIGRLYAKVNDYAQDNYYTQNQGLENSHWYGQGAEILGLNGQVSIEEYNNAYQGLDTLGNPLRQRQSGKKYNPGRDITLSAPKSVSLLGLVKEDKAVIEAHQEAVQTTLSYIEKNCIFTRTGKGGANQIQTDNALFAVFQHDDNRNQDPQLHSHCVTFNQTQGTDGKWRSMDNRQLYQQKMTIGMVYHHDLGRRLQTLGYELDWNRDGTFDVRGYSQSQLKEFSTRKQEIENAVGHEASAANKARACTTTRKDKLHKAPEERKTLRQTWQQQAELARISHPEPIIHQLSQGYYLQNAEKRKELVNQAIEIVTEKQVAFPKHILLKETLRQSQGNYSLEDLEKEIDHSQNLLKTQDGRLTTLAAIDREKQILNLAISGKDKYSPLANTETAHQQAKILGLNQAQANALNHFANNCDGVMLCQGDAGVGKTYTVKALKATMSSDIKMRGLAPSAAAAKELNKGADINCQTLDAYLNIPLKSLPKNELIVVDEAGMIGSSQMQNLLEKGKQTNSRILLIGDTKQLAAVQAGSPFKLLQEQAQLPTIGINQNVRQQNFQLREVVALLSKGEIKQGYQKLNEQGRIKQIPIDSLRLKAVVNDYLERDGTTQAQTLILAGTNKEKSAITNQIRQGLIKQGQLSQESQQINILKAKDLDQFSLTQASSYEVGDVIKFGHTTVKFNKDLYYRVDAVDSSTKTLTLRNSFGDRQSLKLNCYKDRSVFQSQIRELRFGEQMKFTRNHYRNQQKQINGQQFAVLGFDDNGQIKIKTKGKTKTVNPDALLYSDYRYVDTVHSSQGQTANYCIYAAGSGKSLTVGRESFYVAASRAKQEFQIYTSSTKALGLSVAKSRAQENAIPLVMKQTLNQQRLTPSREEEFQLLITAKYLVEHQGHFNSSFPQEKIYQSIDGTVIRHSQDYLTITQHGQELKFNLRDNATVKNSFSRSQTNYQVKARTNEMQQHHKLSRTQIHSRSISR
- a CDS encoding LAGLIDADG endonuclease translates to MVQPFNCLVCSKKVEPNLVHPACRRTCGSPECQAIYKKQLAVKADYCRQRNRIEQLKEQDIDLVTCAVCNQQFEMIGYSHLRTHGLTTKEYKILYPNFPVLNSRIQQQRGKEAAGRSHYLNYKGKKPDKELYEFLTGSLLGDGCLERRSSKRNARYAEGGSNQKYLEWKYKFISQYFSCSFNERISSPHTKTGKRYQGWWLRTKVHPVLTELHSQWYSEAKVIPEKLIKKYLTKFALAVWFCDDGCSSGSANFYTMAFSDNEVEFLAALLESRFDLCGSILKNQKNQPFIRLSADSKRKLSKIVSKFSIPGMEYKLDF
- a CDS encoding HNH endonuclease domain-containing protein — encoded protein: MGKAGQALRQVLEAYDINQSALATGLGVERSIVFRWYHEQTDPTAETVAQIVQALQIINISAAKDFIQVYLGDLTQTVNATISQDLPPSDRVNVSVLSQIFDKTTNSYKYLFFLSLLDILKRRNFDTLSPVTFQEIIIEIIANAWYPHNYFKLSFGTQDQIANKLDSLDLVISEPILQFRDADKKLLRKTIQGQNLDDIVKDIGRYVPFRLIRPFFTHKTRGLKDYDVNPSVCELANNQFEVTKPLYCFDSTSYKDCTAIILHQDWIEYIAENYSIVRGWVSWEWLNYMQSKNINIPNIVSKLFIPQQRDSLSKQTKYWKLILNHQKIKCIYSQIELDKNSISLDHYLPWSFVAHDQLWNLIPTTPSVNSSKSNNIPAEKYFTDFVKLQHQGLTIYAQNNSERKWHNYAEDYIAELKVNKADDLLNIDILNNAYQATLQPLVSLAAIQGFKQNWIYQSNQN
- a CDS encoding nucleoside triphosphate pyrophosphohydrolase, whose translation is MRQKHSKLIRDRIPEIIRQAGREYEVKTMSQSEYYQALLDKLIEEAKEAAEAKPDNLVEELADIYEVIDGILTNLKIDKDLVLARQEQKRKEKGGFAKKIRLLWTK